The DNA window ACGACACGGCCCAGCCCCTGCGTGAGGCCCTCGACACGGCGGTCGTCCACGGCGGGCGGCTGCTGGTGGATCTGGCGGGACTGGGGTTCTGCGACTCCACCGGGCTGAACGTGCTGCTGCACGGCAGACTCTCGGCCCTGGAGGCCGGGGGCAGCGTGGAGCTGGCCGGCCTGCGGGGCTCCGTGGCCCGGATGTTCCGCATCACGGGCGCCGACGGGATCTTCCCCGTGTACGCCGATGTGGCCGACGCGCTCAACGGCACGAACGGTCCGCGGGGCTAGGACCACCGCGCACGGGTGTCCGGGTCCGGCCATGGGCCAAAGACAGCTACTGCTACTGCACGTCGACACCGAGGAGTCGGAGCGCCATGGAACAGCGGGGGTCACCCGACCGGACCTGGTACCTGGTACTGGACGGGGCCACCGATGTCGTGACCCGCAGCAGGGACTTCGCGCGCCGGGCCCTCGCCGCCTGGCACTGGCTCCCGGCCGCGACGCAGGAGGAGCGGGACGCGGCCGACGACGTGCTCCTGCTGGTCTCCGAGGTGGTGGCGAACGCCTGTCTGCACGGCGGCGGGCCGAGTGCGCTGCTGCTGGACTGCGACGAAGAGCGGCTGCGCATCGAGGTGACCGACGGGAACCCGGCGCCACCGGTCCCGGTGCGGGCGGGCCCGGGCGCGCGGCGCGGTCAGCCCGGCGGGCACGGGCTGCTGATAATGGACCGGCTGGCACGCAGGTGGGGCACCCGGCCGGGGCCACACGGCAAGTGCGTCTGGCTCGAGGTGGCCGCGCCCGCAGGCGTCAGGAATCCAGAGCCGCGATGATCTGCTCGGTGGTGGCCACCCTGCCGATGCGCGGGAAGATCTTGCCGAAGGTGTGGGCGTGGGAGTCGGCGTCCAGGTCGGCGGTCGCGTCCTCCGCGAACACCAGGTCGTAGCTCAGCTCCCAGGCCGTACGGGCGGTGGACTCGACCCCGGCGCTGGTGGAGATCCCCGCCAAAACGATGCGGTGGATACCGCGCCGGCGCAGCTGGAGGTCGAGCTCGGTACCGGTGAAGGCACCCCAGTGGCGCTTGGTGACGACCACGTCCCCGAGCGCGGCGAGCTCCGCCGGGATCTCCGAGAACGCGGGTGGCGGGGCGGCGGTCGGCCCCGGGCGGTCCACATCGGCCGTGGGCAGGTCGCCGCTGTCGGGGGACCAGGCGACCTTGACCAGGACCACGGGCAGCCGGCGGGCGCGGAACGCCTCGGCGAGGGCGATCCCGTGTTTGAGGATGCCGTCGGAGGGCCTGGCCGTGGGCAGGCCCAGGATGCCGGTCTGCAGGTCGATGAGGACGAGGGCGGTGTCGGTCCCGAGGGTGAGGCGGGTCGGGTCGGCGCTGGGGTCGGCCATGGGGCTCCTTCGGGAGAAACGCGGACATGGTGCCGGCGCTGCACGGGCGACCTTACCGATCACCCACCTCCCTGGAATGGGAACGCATGTACGAATGGCGGCCCCCGGCCTCAGCCGACCCCGTCCCCGGCCGGTCCGGAGGCGGCCCGCCGGGCCCGTCCCCGCCGCTGAGCTCCATACTGGCCGGTGTGAAGATCGAAGACGATACCGTCCTGTTCGACATCGAGGGCCGGACCGCGGTGATCACCCTCAACCGCCCCAAGGCCCTCAACGCGCTCACCCACCCCATGGTGCGGCGCATGGCCGAAGCCCTGGCGGCCTGGGAGCGGGACCCCGTCGTCCATCAGGTGCTCGTGCGCGGCGCCGGGGAGCGCGGGCTGTGCGCGGGCGGGGACATCCGGGCCATCCACGACGACGCCAAGGCCGGGACCACCGCCTCCGCGGAGTTCTGGCGCGACGAGTACCGCCTCAACGCCCGCATCGCCCGCTACCCCAAGCCGTACGTCGCCCTCATGGACGGCATCGTCATGGGCGGCGGAGTCGGCGTCTCGGCCCACGGCGGCGTCCGCGTCGTGACCGAGCGCTCCCGCGTGGCCATGCCCGAGACCGGGATCGGCTTCGTCCCCGACGTCGGCGGGACCTGGCTGCTCGGCCGCGCGCCCGGCCGGCTCGGCACCCATCTCGCCCTCACCGGCGCGGCCGTGGGCGCCGCCGACGCGCTGCTGTGCGGACTCGCCGACCACTTCGTCCCCGCCGCCCGGCTGCCGGAGCTGGCCGCCGACCTCGCCGAGGCCCCCGTCCACGAGGTGCTGCCGCGCCACACGGCCGCGCCCCCGCCCGGTGAACTCGCCGCCCGGCGGCCCTGGATCGACCGCTGCTACGCGGCGGACACCG is part of the Streptomyces subrutilus genome and encodes:
- a CDS encoding STAS domain-containing protein is translated as MVPEADNERFTVAVQHVDGAVVIELAGELDHDTAQPLREALDTAVVHGGRLLVDLAGLGFCDSTGLNVLLHGRLSALEAGGSVELAGLRGSVARMFRITGADGIFPVYADVADALNGTNGPRG
- a CDS encoding ATP-binding protein encodes the protein MEQRGSPDRTWYLVLDGATDVVTRSRDFARRALAAWHWLPAATQEERDAADDVLLLVSEVVANACLHGGGPSALLLDCDEERLRIEVTDGNPAPPVPVRAGPGARRGQPGGHGLLIMDRLARRWGTRPGPHGKCVWLEVAAPAGVRNPEPR
- a CDS encoding isochorismatase family protein, whose product is MADPSADPTRLTLGTDTALVLIDLQTGILGLPTARPSDGILKHGIALAEAFRARRLPVVLVKVAWSPDSGDLPTADVDRPGPTAAPPPAFSEIPAELAALGDVVVTKRHWGAFTGTELDLQLRRRGIHRIVLAGISTSAGVESTARTAWELSYDLVFAEDATADLDADSHAHTFGKIFPRIGRVATTEQIIAALDS
- a CDS encoding enoyl-CoA hydratase/isomerase family protein; protein product: MKIEDDTVLFDIEGRTAVITLNRPKALNALTHPMVRRMAEALAAWERDPVVHQVLVRGAGERGLCAGGDIRAIHDDAKAGTTASAEFWRDEYRLNARIARYPKPYVALMDGIVMGGGVGVSAHGGVRVVTERSRVAMPETGIGFVPDVGGTWLLGRAPGRLGTHLALTGAAVGAADALLCGLADHFVPAARLPELAADLAEAPVHEVLPRHTAAPPPGELAARRPWIDRCYAADTVEEIVERLLADGDPAAKEAAETVLAKSPTALKVTLAALRRAAALGSLEEALVQEFRVSCNALASPDLVEGIRAQVVDKDRRPRWSPPALADVAGADVERHFAPLAGGDLVL